Genomic window (Thermococcus sp.):
AAAGGCTTTGATAGACTCAACGGCCAAAATCCATTATGGTCGTGACAGGCAGAAATACGCAGAATGGGTGAAGAGGCGCACGCCGAGCATGGCCAAGAAATACATCCCCCTGCTGGACAAGTACCTCTGGGGAAAGAAGGCCAACACTCCCGAGGAGCTAAGGAGGATTGTTGAGTCAATCCCGCCGACAAAGAGAGGCAACCCCAACCGCCACGCCTACCTCGCGATACGGAGTTACATCAACTTCTTGGTTGATACTGGAAGAATCAGAAAGAGCGAGGCCATTGACTTCAAGGCTGTCATCCCGAACATCAAGACCAACGCGAGAGCCGAGTCAGCCAAGGTGATAACCCCCGAGGACATTAGGGAGATGTTCAAGCAGTTAAAGGGTAAGAACGAGACGATTCTAAGAGCTCGCAGGCTCTACCTCAAGCTTCTCGCCTTCACCGGTCTCCGTGGCGATGAAGTTAGAGAACTGCTGAACCAGTTTGATCCGAGGGTTGTAGATGAAACCTTCAAGGCCTTTGGCCTGCCAGAGGAGTGGCGGGAGAAGATAGCGGTTTACGATATGGAAAGAGTCAAACTGCCGACCAGGAAGCATGGGACAAAGAGGGGATACGTGGCTATGTTTCCGGTGGAGTTGCTTCCGGAGCTGGAGTGGTTTAGAACCACGGGGTATAAGCTGACGGCTGATAACTCCGATAAACACAAGCTTTTCAGGGATTACAAGAAGGTGAAGGATCTTGCCTTGCTGAGGAAGTTCTGGCAGAACTTTATGAACGATAACGTGATGACGACTGTTCCAAACCCGCCGGCCGATGCGTTCCACCTGATCGAGTTCCTCCAGGGACGCGCTCCGAAGAACGTTGGTGGCAGGAACTACCGCTGGAACGTGAAGAATGCGGTGAGGATCTATTATTACATGGTAGACAAGCTGAAAGAAGAGCTTGGAATTTTAGAGCTCTGAAAGGCATGTTCGTCCAGCATGAGAACCACCTCCCCAAGGAAAAAAGAAGAGGTTTAGAACTTGTTAAAAATGTAAACTGCATCAATCCATAAATACGATGCATGACATGCACCATTGGAGATGTATATCTTAACCCAGTCTGCCGAATTTAGACTAATTATTGCTTTGTTCCAACTGCTGGGTGGGGTGTAATCCGCATTGGGTAAGTGTTGAGAGTTCTCCCACACTTCGAATCTGTGAGAACCATCGCCAGACGATTTGGTTACTACTAAAAGGATCTTATCCGTGATGTTAGAGTTATCAGACTTGTCCTTAAAGTACATTGAAATATTACCGCTTCCACTGCATGTAGATGACTTATAGTATTCAATCGAGTTTTGGTGTAGAACGCCTTCGTCTAAGGATACATATACATAGCCACTACGAGATGTTGATAGGTTCACTCTTCCTAGATCAAAGTCAAAACCCCACAAGTTTGATATTGTAGTCTTATCCCTGTCTAACTTATCAAAAAGCACGACATCTTCCGGGTAATCAGCACTTCCCCACGTTCCATCGCTTTGTTGTATGAACACATAGGCCGTGACGTTCACTGTATCCTCTGATACCTGTCCAGTAAAATCAGAGTTTTTATAATAAGTTATCTTCAGCTGTAGCGAGTCTTTGGTAGTTTCAGTTGGAATATTTGAGGTTACCAAAGTGAGGGTTTCTAAGACGTTAGCTCCAGCGTTCAGTGTTCCGCTCTTTTCCGTCGTCCCATCATCAAAAGTCCATCCAAGACTCCCCTGATTGGCAATCGTAATCTTGTAATAAAGTGTTGCGTTCCATATGCTCGCTATGTTCAGTTTCACCCCGGCTGAAAGCTGAGTTAAGTTGTTTTCAGCGTTGAACTTAGCCGTCCCAGTAATCACATTATACGTGACCATGTTAGCTCACCTCCAAAGCCAATCCAAAAGTGTTAACATGCGGGAAACTCCTAATGGCGTTTCCATTAACACTAAAGGCGACTGCATGTGGGAAACTCCGAACAGTTTTACCATCTGTTTTGAATGCGAGCGTATGAGGGTAAGACATCACTGCTTTACCCATTATGCTTCCTGAACTTATTCCCCCAATTTCAGCGACTTTGGGAAGAACTACTCCACCACCAACGCCTTTAATCAACAGCATACTCTCACCTCCCCGGAATGTAGCTCACGTTCACGATGACGCTGTCGCTGATTGAAGTCAACGAGCCTCCAGGCTCGACCTCGATGATAACCTCTCTCAACGGGTTCGCTGGGATTGGCTGGATGAAGATTTGGCCGTTCAGTCCCTTGTAGAACTTCGCGCTCCAGAACGGTTTAGGGTCTTCTTTCCTCCTTACCTTGACGATCACGTAATCGTCGTTTCCGTGGCTGACACTTATTGCGGTTATGTAGCTCAGCGTTCCAAAATCCACTTCATGACTCCTCTCGCCGTCGGCCAGCTCGACGACGGCATTATCAGCCGGCTCGAAGTAGGCATTCACGTTCATCTCGCTCATACTATCACCTCTTTCGTCTCCCCAACCAGGTTGCGAGCTTAATCACGAAGACGATGCCGAGAAGGGGAAGGAGTGCTTTCCACCAGTCGGCCTTCTTTGTCTGTTCCCTCTTCCCCTTCTCGGTTTGTTCCCGCTCCTTTTTCGGAAGTGTGATTCCAGCCTTTCCGCCGGCCGATGCAGGCACGGCTGTCGGCATGGTGAAGTCAATGAGGTTCACGCCATTCATTTCTTCATCCTCCTCAGTCTCTTCTCATACTCTCTCACTATCGCGTACGCCTTCCTCTTCTTTCCGGCCAGCTTCTCGCTCCTCTTGATGACAGTTGTTCTGAGGAAGACTAAGCGCCTCATCGCAGTACTGTAGGGAATTCTTCCCCGTTTGAAATCCGCGAGAATGGCCTTGCAGATGTCCCGGACTTCCCTAAGGTTGTCAAGACCCTTCTTTCCTGTGTCCTTAACGCGCTTTCCGAGGTAAATGTTTCTGTTCTTTCTGCTCATGCTCTCGCCTCCTTTGAGAGACTCCCTTCAATCCGGCTCAGGCGCTTCTCATGGTTGAAGAGACGCTCTTCCAGGTCGTCAATGCGCGCGATGATATCTTTCAAGACTCTCTCATTTGCCTTGGCAGTTATTGACGCCGTGGTGACCGCCGTGACAATGGGGGTTATTATCATGAACAGTAGGTTGATGTCCTCTGGAGTCATACCCTCAGCCTCCTCCTGAACTTCTCCTGGTAAATCATGAAGGCTATCCATAAAATGAAGAGAATGAAAGCATCAATGATGGCCTCTGTATCTAGCTTCATGTTTTTCACTTCCTTAAAAGTGAGTAGAGGATTGCAATTCCCAAAACTGCCAAGATACCTTTTTTCAAGTTTGTTTCGTGAGTTTTGTTTTCTTGAGGTAAAATCCCATTAGCAATTACTGAACCCTGTTGTGAGATAAACTGAGGGTGGGGAATGATATGAGTGGGATTATATCTTCTAAGGACGATGGATTTATTGGTTTCTATAGATTCATGTTCTGCTGGTTTACTCGGCTGGCTTTTAAGTTGATGCTGTTGCTTTTGAGGAGGAGATATTTCTTTGTTAGCTCTCCCACAGTGGTTCTTTTCCCATGCTTCGTATAAACTAAGGATGTCATCCTGGAATCTTATTAGCTTACAGGGAATAGCCACAAGATACCATCCTTCGTATCCTGGGTAGGTTAAGTGAACTGTCTCAATGTGAACTCCTTTTTGCCACGCTTCAAGTATCACAACTGGAAGCAGAGAAGGTGGTTGAGTGTTAAATCTCACCCAACCATGAATTGGTATCCTGCTGATGACTACCTTTTTATCAAGTATTTTGTACCAACCAATTAAATACGCTTTGCCTACGTCCATACCTACGTTTATTGTAAGGAACTTTGTAACGTCTAAACTCCAGTCAAATGAATCGGGGTCGAAGTATTCCCACTTACACTTTACCCTATCAAACCTGCGTGGAACTTTCACAACGTTCTTTTTCAGTTTTTTCTTTATTGCCTCTAGTAGCAATAACTCAAGTTTGGGGTCTCTAGCCATATGTAATCACCTCACAAAGATATCTCTCTTCCAGATAGGTTGAATAGAGATATCTCTATTCCAGATAGGTTTAGGCATCGGCAAAACTCTTCTAGTTTTAATATCAAAATACTCTCCATTCTCTACTGGTAATAATCCCCTTGCAGCTGAGGAACCTCCAATTACGGGAGTGTATTCGATGCTGATTCCTCCTGGAGTCTTCGGATAAACCTTCTTTATTAACTCCTCAGATTTCTTGAGGGGTAGCTGGTAAGACTTTAACCAAGAAGGTCCTGAATTGTAGGCATCAAAAACAGGCGTTGCCTTGTCGGGATTCTGCTTTTTCCATTCTTCTTTCTTCCTTTCGAGCTCCATACCATACTTGACAATCTGGTCGAGACTCATCTGGCTCGGGTCCTTACCTTCTGCTTTCAAAGCCGCTTTAACCCCCTCAAGCCAGGCGTTGAACTGCGCGTAAGTCGAGAAACCATACTTTCTCGCAAGACAGTCCTCCCTCGTAAGGACCTCTCCACTAGCGTACTGACATTTGACCATGTTGTTCACTACCGTCTCGGTGTAGGTCCCGCCGTGGAAGACTTTAGTCTCTCCCGGCATGATGTCCTGGCCATGCTTTCTCAAAATCCCCTGTTTGATTTTTGAGGTGTCCACACCGGTTCCGGGACCCCACTGAGCTCCACCGTAGTGGAGGTCAGTCATGGCCTTGTTGTACTCTGGAGTGTTCTGCTTGCCGGTCAGGGTTCCTTCCACTATCGTTTCAATGTCCTTAGCAGTTTTCTTGAACTTCTCTGGAGCATCAGAAGGGTTGAGGTCATTGAGCATATTTTGAAGGTCCTCTTTTGCCTCGCTTAGCTTCTTCTCAAGGTCACCCCCTAGGTCCTTGAAGAGACCGAAGAGTTTGTAGAGCACGTAAATTATCGCGAGAAATCCTGCCAGATACATCAGGAGCTCCAGTAGTCCCGTATAGTCCTTGGAAATAGCATTCATTCTCACCGCCTCCTTACGAAGTAAAGAACCGCCAAGGCCGCGATAGCGAGGCCGACCTTCTTGAGGTCAATCTTCTTCGGTTTCTGCTCTCGGACGCTGGTAACGTGGACGGTGTGAGGCTCAGCGTTGGTTGGAACTCTCGTCGCCACAATGGTCGGCTTTGGTTCAGGCTTTGGAACGCTCTTAATTCCAGTATTCCGCTCAAGCTTTTCAAGGACAGGTTTAGGAGTGGGTGGCGTGGTTGATGTCTTCTTCCCAGTGTTTTTTTCAACTCTAACTTTGATGATTTGGTTGTACTCGGATAGGTGGGATACTCTGCTCTGAACTCTTTTTTCGACTTCTTCATAATGCTTCTGATAAATGCTCCCGAAATACGCCAAATCCCTCCTTGCCGAGCGAAGTGACTCGCCTGCTCTTGCAATCATTAGCTCATTGTACAGCATACAAAGCGCCTTGTTTGTCACTGGATCCTTCTTCCAGAAGAAGCTCTCAGGATTACACCCGGACATAGCCATGTCCCAGCCAATGCTCCTAAAATAGCGGTCAACTTTCATAAGGTCTTCATGACTCCACTGTTTAGGGTCTGCGGGAACGCCAAGCTTTCTCTTAATCTCCTCTTTTTTCTTCAAGGCTTCTAAATCACTCTGCTTATAAATTCGAGTCACGACCAATTTAATCACCCCGAGAACTGATTTAAGCCTCTGATTCAAGCCAGCTGATTAAAAAAGAAAGAGAAGTTCACCTTCTCCTGCGAGTCCTTTTTCTGCGAGTCCTTCTGGAACAGCGACTCCTGCGGTGGGTTCTTTTCTTCCTCGCCATACCCACCACCTCAGAGACTGATAACCTGCGGGTTCATCTCGTGGCTTATGTAGCGAATCTTACCCGCGGCACTGGTCTTAAGCGCAATCTTGAACGTTCCGCTGGCCTCCTCTCTAAGGTCGAGGCCTCCAGGTATAACCTCCTGGTCGTAGTCAAACATCGTCATTCCTGTCGGAACACTCGAAAGCTTATACTGAATCTTGTCCAGCTCGCGGCTGGTGGCGTAGTCAATCTTGTAAAGCTCAATCCTCGCCGGCCTCGTCCTGACAAGCGCGTACTTGTCAACTATGTCGGCACGGTTACCGTTCTCGTCGTAGAAGACGAGAAGCGCGCGCTTAAGAACTGAACCGACCGGAAGCTCAAATATCTCAGTAAGTTCTCCGAGCGCATTGAAGCTCTTCTCGATAGCGTAAACCTTCGGCTCCTCGATGAAAATCTCACCATATTCAGGACCCGCGTAGGCCATAACGTACTCTTCCCCGCTCTCATAAACCTCTTTATCCAGAGTTATCTTTATGCTCGCGTCGCTGAGGGTTACTTTATCGGCCACGTTAGTGTTCCACTCGACTTTCAGTTGAAGCTGGTCCTTTATGAGTGCATGAATCTTCCCAGCGTCTAGCATTATGAGAAACTGAACGTTAGTCGTCCCACCCGCAGGAACGGAAACCGTGTCGTCGAGGTTAAGCGCCTTCCCGTGAGTGTCATAAACATTCAGGTAAGCGATGTCCGAACCTCTCAGCGCGTAGTGGACGACATTACCGTTGCTAACGACCCTTATCTCATTGATGGCCTTAAGAACGTCCTCCATGCTAACGGTGGCGGCATTAGCCGTGTCCGAGTTGCTGAGGGTCAGGTTCGCGAGAAGCGCAATGCTATCAATAACCCCGTTGCGCGGGATGTCAACGCTCTTCACCTGCATGGTGAGAACGTCATCCAGAGTTTCCTTCACCTTATACACTTTTTTCACCCCCTGTTACTCGCTCCCGCGCGTTCAGGCCTTCAGCATCTTCTTAAGCCACTTCTCCCAGACGAAGAGTGCTGCCAGAACACTCAGCATGTTTACCAGAAAGTCTCCCGTAAAGATTTCCTTCCAGTCCATCTCGCTCACCTCGCAGTTTTTTCTCGCTGAGGCCGTAAGGCCTCGCCATAGAATAAGCTCCCAGGATATTTAAGCGATGTAACTAAAAACTGAAGAAAAGTGGAGAAACTGGAGAAAAAGGCCTAACTCGCGTTTTTCCTGGCCTGATGATACAGATGCTTGATAACCATGCTCACCGAAACGTCCTTCTCGCTCACGCCGAGCTTCCTCACCAGCTCGCTCCTAACTCTCTCAACAATCTCCCTCGCCTCGCGGTCGAGGTAAACACCCATCCCACTCACCTCAAGACCTCTCTCACAAACTCTCTAGCTCTCAGAATTTTAACCTTTCTCCCGTCAAAACGATAAGTTTTAGTTGCTTCATCCCTCATTTGGACAATGTGCTTCGTGTTTTCTGAGATGATGTAATCCACCTTCTTGGCATAAGCAACGTCAAAGAACTTGGCATCGCTAGGGTCCTTCAACTTCCCGAGGAACTCAGGGTCATTGGAAAACTTCCGCCGGGGACGAACCATGATGCTCTTGCTTAATACAAGAGTGAGAATGTACTCAGCAACGTTTGGCCTTCCAATCTCACCACTGATTCCAAGCACCTTTGCCTGCATTTCTTCGGCGATTTCTTTTGAAATAAAATTAATAATCTCCCCTCTTCGCAATGCCTTTAAAACCTGCCACGCCGGAGAACGTCTGGGATTTTTAGTCTTCAGCGCACTAATCAAAACAGAAGTGTCCAAAACAACCCTGATTTTACCGGCCATCTTAGACAACCCCTAACTCTCTCAGCTTCACCTCAATGCGTTTAAACTTCCTAAAACTCCTTTCTCCAACCTTCATTAGCGTTTCAAGGCTCTGCCTAACAGGTTCAGAATCCTCCAGCTCCTTTTCTATCTCTCGCTCCCAGCGCTCCAGCTCATCATCACTTATCCTCTTAGCCTTTTTCTCTATTTCCCGCATACGCTGATGCATCTCAAAAAACCACACTATGTCTTCTGGCCTCTCGTGAATCTTCCTCGCGAGCTGGACAATCCACTCACTAAACGCCTCCTGCGTCTCCCGCCTCTGAAAAAGCTTTATCACCCTCTCTACATCGGACGCCATAGTGCATCCCAAATTAAACTCTACGGCGAAATATAAAACATTAACCTAAAACTAAGTCTTTAGTTTCACACCAAACTTCTCAAGCCTCTTAAAGTGCTTAACGTTCTTCGTCCACACAACGTAACCTTTAACAACTGCCGTCGCACCAATCAGAAGGTCTGCATCTTCCAAAAGCTCCCCTTTCTCTTTCAATTTCCTGTACATCTTTGAAGCCATGAGAAGAGTGAGATTATCAAGGCCTTCAACCTTGAAAATCTTTTCCAGACGCTTAAGAACTGCCACTCGCTTCTTCTCTCCCCTAATTCCCCTGGTGAACTCGAAGAGAGTTATAACTGAAATCCCTGAGCCTGCGTATTCCTCCAACTTTCTCTTCTTGTAAAGGTCAATTAGAACGCTCGTGTCAATCAATATCCCCGAAGTCCCTGAATGAGACCCTCTTTTTTGACTCCTTCTCGATTTCATTTAACTCCTCCTCCGAAAGGAGCTCATACAACTCTCTCGCGACTTTCCTAACCTCAAGAACACGCTTAATCTCGCTTTTAAGCTCCTTCTCGGGTATTGAAGCTCCATAAATCTTAACCTTAACTCTCACCCGAAGCCACCTCCACTCTCACCCGAATATTCTTTAATTCTTCCTCACTGACCCCTTTCTCCCGCAAGTACCTCAAAACGGCCAGTCTCACCAACTTTCGAAACTCCTTAATATCCATGTCTCG
Coding sequences:
- a CDS encoding type II toxin-antitoxin system VapC family toxin, with product MIDTSVLIDLYKKRKLEEYAGSGISVITLFEFTRGIRGEKKRVAVLKRLEKIFKVEGLDNLTLLMASKMYRKLKEKGELLEDADLLIGATAVVKGYVVWTKNVKHFKRLEKFGVKLKT
- a CDS encoding integrase; its protein translation is MAKKYIPLLDKYLWGKKANTPEELRRIVESIPPTKRGNPNRHAYLAIRSYINFLVDTGRIRKSEAIDFKAVIPNIKTNARAESAKVITPEDIREMFKQLKGKNETILRARRLYLKLLAFTGLRGDEVRELLNQFDPRVVDETFKAFGLPEEWREKIAVYDMERVKLPTRKHGTKRGYVAMFPVELLPELEWFRTTGYKLTADNSDKHKLFRDYKKVKDLALLRKFWQNFMNDNVMTTVPNPPADAFHLIEFLQGRAPKNVGGRNYRWNVKNAVRIYYYMVDKLKEELGILEL
- a CDS encoding putative toxin-antitoxin system toxin component, PIN family — its product is MAGKIRVVLDTSVLISALKTKNPRRSPAWQVLKALRRGEIINFISKEIAEEMQAKVLGISGEIGRPNVAEYILTLVLSKSIMVRPRRKFSNDPEFLGKLKDPSDAKFFDVAYAKKVDYIISENTKHIVQMRDEATKTYRFDGRKVKILRAREFVREVLR